One genomic region from Streptomyces sp. Li-HN-5-11 encodes:
- a CDS encoding DUF6412 domain-containing protein, translating to MIRNRVRPRPAAVLSALLLALLQVVLLDTGGLFATVALAVTATAAAGAAFVACALLASRCAPVVARTRVRTAIRDRDRRTAFLPQRDPDAAGRRRPRAPGHALLATAA from the coding sequence GTGATCCGCAACCGGGTCCGTCCGCGTCCCGCCGCCGTCCTGTCGGCCCTGCTCCTCGCGCTCCTCCAGGTCGTCCTGCTCGACACCGGCGGCCTCTTCGCCACCGTGGCCCTCGCCGTGACCGCCACGGCCGCGGCCGGGGCCGCGTTCGTCGCGTGTGCGCTTCTCGCCTCGCGCTGTGCGCCCGTCGTGGCGCGTACGCGGGTGCGTACGGCCATCCGCGACCGGGACCGTCGTACGGCCTTCCTGCCGCAGCGGGATCCCGACGCCGCCGGGCGACGGCGGCCCCGAGCACCCGGACACGCCCTCCTGGCGACCGCCGCGTAG